In the genome of Populus nigra chromosome 19, ddPopNigr1.1, whole genome shotgun sequence, the window TGCTCATTATGAAATTGACTTGTATGTTTTTATGCATAGAGGAgtatctctctcaaattttgaGGTTCACCAGTAATGAGCTCAAGTGCAATACATACAGTATTAGTTTTGATTCATATCAAATCAAAATGTCTTGAAAGATGAAGCTCATAAGTAAAACTTTAACATATCTGCATTAAACAAATACAGTTCAGATGTATCTACATTATAGTCTCTACATAGATCACTTGGCATTTGCTTAGGTTAAGTAGATGGTACTGAGCGGCAATGGATTTCCATGACAACATCGTGCACAATTGACACCATTTGAAATTGCTTTTCAACTATAAGTTACTAGTCATATTTCTGAAGAGCACCAAGGTTTGAACTTGGGATCTCTATGTCCCCACTCCCTACCTCTTGAgctatgattttttgtttaataggaAGCGATGAagaattcaaatattttatggCGAATTTTGTGACTTTGATAACCTTTGCAACTTTATGTTATCATTCACGAGTTTTCATTGTGTTTCACAACAATAAGGATTCAGCAAACGTATGCAGGCACCAGCTGATATGCATCGATATATTTCAaactaagatatttttattgatcCTATTTTCAAATGCATGTGTCAGAAATGGCACACTaaagttcaaaaaattaaaaaggcaaAAGAATAGTGAGCACACACCTGCTGCAGGCCATTAGGATCAGGATATGAACTTCCTCCATATCTCACTTCAGCGCTGCCATAGTTTCTACCGTATCCAGGACCTGAACACACACAATTCATAATGTCAAGctctattatttaaaaaaactttaagaacaTGTTACATTTATAGTAAGTTACTTGGGTTCCCTGCCGCGGCTGCCGCCCTTGCTCTTTTCTCTGCATTGGCCAACTCAGTGCGAAGTTTCTCAATTTCTCGAACCAAAAGAATCCTATTTTTCTCCAACACCTTTTCTTGCTCAAGATTAAATGCCCGTGTTTTCTTCTCATATTCAATAGCAGACCTAATCACACGACAATTAACAtcgcatttttatttttattttttaaaattctaatccaTCAATCAATCAACTTAATCCCTAAAATATAAccccccccctctttttttttttttttttgtcttaccTTCCTCTTTGAATCTCTTGCTGTACAGTTTCAATCTCCTCTTTAATAACACCCACCTGCTGCGTATCCGTTTTAGCCTTAACAATTTCACTATTCATCTCCTTCAATTGTGCAGTCATATCCTGCCGTTGCACAGTAAGTTTCTGTACATCCGTTCTTACCCGAACAAGTTCAGCACTCATAGCATCAATAGACCGTAACTCGGCGTCCAATTTCAACGATCTTTGATAGACTTCACGAATTTGATTATCTCTCTCGGCTTTAACATCAGCAGCAAGTGTTGATAAGTGACGAAGGTCTTGTTGTGACAGAGAGACTTCTTGTTTTAATGCAACGTGTGTGGCAGCGTGCCGTTGGTTGTCTAAAAGAAGGGATTGGATCTCACGGTGTTGGGTTGATATTCGGTCTTcgaggaggtggtggtgaggTCGGGTGCGGAGGTGGCGTGGGTTGGTGGTCGAGCGAGGAAG includes:
- the LOC133679876 gene encoding protein FLC EXPRESSOR-like isoform X1 is translated as MAGRNHLQLREIPLSRVAPLPRSTTNPRHLRTRPHHHLLEDRISTQHREIQSLLLDNQRHAATHVALKQEVSLSQQDLRHLSTLAADVKAERDNQIREVYQRSLKLDAELRSIDAMSAELVRVRTDVQKLTVQRQDMTAQLKEMNSEIVKAKTDTQQVGVIKEEIETVQQEIQRGRSAIEYEKKTRAFNLEQEKVLEKNRILLVREIEKLRTELANAEKRARAAAAAGNPSPGYGRNYGSAEVRYGGSSYPDPNGLQQVKKSSSVKRYMYRNYLDKHCRSFLYQRRKKGTRNRS
- the LOC133679876 gene encoding protein FLC EXPRESSOR-like isoform X2; protein product: MAGRNHLQLREIPLSRVAPLPRSTTNPRHLRTRPHHHLLEDRISTQHREIQSLLLDNQRHAATHVALKQEVSLSQQDLRHLSTLAADVKAERDNQIREVYQRSLKLDAELRSIDAMSAELVRVRTDVQKLTVQRQDMTAQLKEMNSEIVKAKTDTQQVGVIKEEIETVQQEIQRGRSAIEYEKKTRAFNLEQEKVLEKNRILLVREIEKLRTELANAEKRARAAAAAGNPSPGYGRNYGSAEVRYGGSSYPDPNGLQQVQIGGSDSVPTFSSGAMSNGHHDTAHR